Proteins from a genomic interval of Pelagicoccus enzymogenes:
- a CDS encoding ubiquitin-conjugating enzyme E2 gives MHPRIRRLAADYEKTQQAFAAHESIKLIETEGTPPERYVFEISIPGLSPEGERGQTPSTLHKAEIFLPQEYPRRAPFCRMLTPVFHPNIDPTKICIGDHWSAGQTLPFLVTQIAEMICFQSYNTKSPLNAIAAAWTETHVDELPLYAKEITVD, from the coding sequence ATGCACCCTCGAATCAGAAGACTCGCCGCCGACTACGAAAAAACCCAGCAGGCATTCGCAGCCCACGAATCGATCAAGCTCATCGAAACCGAAGGCACCCCACCCGAACGGTACGTATTCGAGATTTCGATACCGGGTCTTTCACCAGAGGGAGAAAGAGGGCAAACGCCTTCGACCTTGCACAAAGCCGAAATTTTCCTGCCTCAAGAATATCCCCGCCGCGCCCCCTTCTGCCGCATGCTCACGCCTGTTTTCCATCCAAATATCGACCCCACCAAAATCTGCATCGGCGACCATTGGTCTGCCGGCCAAACCCTCCCTTTTCTGGTCACCCAAATTGCGGAAATGATCTGTTTCCAAAGCTACAACACCAAGAGTCCCTTGAACGCTATCGCGGCTGCTTGGACGGAAACGCACGTCGACGAGCTTCCACTCTACGCGAAAGAAATCACCGTTGACTGA
- a CDS encoding DUF2752 domain-containing protein, with amino-acid sequence MTDASKRPLGKKRLGLGIAWLLPFPLAWAYYYRYEDWHTTTCVYKTFTGYDCAFCGLTRAFANATHGHFQTAFELNVTWPFYFILFLLVGFAYLSAAFGKSDALLSFFQSLWKNHYWKILAAIVLTTFLL; translated from the coding sequence TTGACTGACGCGAGCAAGAGACCTCTTGGCAAAAAAAGACTGGGACTGGGCATCGCCTGGCTACTCCCCTTCCCCCTCGCTTGGGCCTACTACTACCGCTACGAGGACTGGCACACGACCACCTGCGTCTACAAGACTTTCACCGGTTACGACTGCGCTTTTTGCGGCCTCACTCGAGCCTTCGCCAACGCGACGCATGGTCACTTCCAAACAGCCTTCGAGCTGAACGTCACTTGGCCATTCTACTTCATTCTGTTCCTCCTAGTCGGTTTCGCCTACCTCTCGGCAGCCTTCGGAAAAAGCGACGCGCTGTTGAGCTTCTTTCAATCCCTTTGGAAGAATCACTATTGGAAAATCCTAGCCGCCATCGTTCTGACTACATTCCTCCTCTGA